A section of the Streptomyces sp. NBC_01363 genome encodes:
- a CDS encoding PucR family transcriptional regulator yields MPLTLASLVQRSALRLTVRAGADRLDAPVRWAHASELTDPVPYMEGGEFLLVTATNLDAENPEAMRRYVRRLAGAGVVGLGFAVGVHYDEVPQALIDAAEEAGLPLLEVPRRTPFIAIAKAVSSVIAEDQYRAVTAGFEVQRELTRAALAGDGPGELLTRLAAHLDGWAALYDAAGQVVAAAPEWAARRAARLTPDVERLRDRAAPASVVVGDTDDRVELQSLGTGRRVRGALAVGTGAALGTAERYAVHSAVALLTLTTARSRSLQGAEQRLGAAVLRMLLAGQPDHARAVAGDLYGGLLDAPFRLLIAEASDPATPASLGEAMEAAALRSGETLLTVPEGDRLVVLAADGGAAVAACAAYAEAQEARTPAEGTKAEEGQVVVGLSAPAGPIAVSAAYKQAEQALSVARRRGRALVEHEELAAGSVLPLLADDAVRAFADGMLRALHEHDAKGRGDLVASLRAWLAHHGQWDAAAADLGVHRHTLRYRMRRVEEILGRSLDDPDVRMELWLALKATSAPPTPEP; encoded by the coding sequence ATGCCCCTCACTCTCGCCTCGCTCGTCCAGCGTTCGGCGCTCAGACTCACCGTGCGCGCGGGGGCGGACCGGCTCGACGCGCCAGTGCGCTGGGCGCACGCCAGCGAGCTGACCGACCCCGTTCCGTACATGGAGGGCGGCGAGTTCCTGCTCGTCACCGCCACCAACCTCGACGCGGAGAACCCCGAGGCGATGCGGCGGTACGTGCGGCGGCTGGCCGGAGCCGGAGTCGTCGGCCTGGGCTTCGCCGTCGGCGTCCACTACGACGAGGTGCCGCAGGCGCTGATCGACGCGGCCGAGGAAGCGGGGCTGCCGCTCCTCGAAGTGCCGCGCCGCACCCCGTTCATCGCCATCGCCAAGGCCGTGTCCTCGGTGATCGCGGAGGACCAGTACCGGGCCGTGACGGCCGGGTTCGAGGTCCAGCGGGAGCTGACCAGGGCCGCACTCGCGGGTGACGGTCCCGGCGAACTGCTCACCCGGCTCGCCGCGCACCTCGACGGCTGGGCCGCGCTGTACGACGCGGCCGGCCAGGTCGTCGCCGCGGCCCCCGAATGGGCCGCCCGGCGCGCCGCCCGACTCACCCCCGACGTGGAACGGCTGCGGGACCGCGCGGCCCCGGCCAGCGTCGTCGTCGGCGACACCGACGACCGGGTCGAGCTCCAGTCCCTGGGCACCGGCCGCCGGGTCAGGGGAGCGCTGGCCGTCGGCACCGGCGCGGCACTCGGCACCGCCGAGCGGTACGCCGTGCACTCCGCCGTCGCCCTGCTGACCCTGACCACCGCACGCTCCCGGTCCCTCCAGGGCGCCGAACAGCGCCTCGGCGCGGCGGTGCTGCGCATGCTGCTCGCCGGCCAACCGGACCACGCCAGGGCCGTCGCCGGGGACCTGTACGGGGGGCTGCTCGACGCCCCGTTCCGGCTGCTCATCGCGGAGGCGTCCGACCCCGCCACCCCCGCGTCGCTCGGTGAGGCGATGGAGGCGGCGGCCCTGCGGTCCGGCGAGACCCTGCTGACCGTCCCCGAGGGCGACCGGCTCGTCGTCCTCGCCGCGGACGGCGGAGCGGCGGTCGCGGCGTGCGCGGCCTACGCGGAGGCCCAGGAGGCGAGGACGCCCGCCGAAGGGACGAAGGCGGAGGAGGGCCAGGTGGTCGTGGGCCTCTCCGCGCCGGCCGGCCCGATCGCCGTCTCCGCCGCGTACAAGCAGGCCGAGCAGGCCCTGTCGGTGGCCCGCCGCCGGGGCAGGGCGCTGGTCGAGCACGAGGAGCTGGCGGCCGGTTCGGTGCTCCCGCTGCTCGCGGACGACGCGGTACGGGCCTTCGCCGACGGAATGCTCCGCGCCCTGCACGAACACGACGCCAAGGGCCGCGGCGACCTCGTGGCCTCACTGCGGGCCTGGCTCGCCCACCACGGCCAGTGGGACGCGGCCGCGGCGGACCTGGGAGTGCACCGCCACACCCTGCGCTACCGGATGCGCCGGGTGGAGGAGATCCTGGGCCGCTCGCTGGACGATCCCGATGTCCGGATGGAGCTGTGGCTGGCGCTGAAGGCCACGAGCGCCCCGCCGACCCCCGAGCCGTAG
- the gabT gene encoding 4-aminobutyrate--2-oxoglutarate transaminase, translated as MTAIPQERRVVTAIPGPKSVELQARRLETVAAGVGSTLPVFTARAGGGIIEDVDGNRLIDLGSGIAVTSVGASAEAVVRRASAQLADFTHTCFMVTPYEGYVEVCEQLAELTPGDHAKKSALFNSGAEAVENAVKIARIHTKRTAVVVFDHGYHGRTNLTMALTAKNMPYKQGFGPFAPEVYRVPVAYGYRWPTGAENAGAEASAQAIDQINKQIGAENVAAIIIEPVLGEGGFIEPAKGFLPAIAQFAKDNGIVFVADEIQSGFCRTGQWFACEDEGIVPDLITTAKGIAGGLPLSAVTGRAEIMDSAHSGGLGGTYGGNPVACAGALGAIETMRELDLNGKAKRIEEVMKGRLAEMQSKLGNGDIIGDIRGRGAMIAIELVKSGTKDPNPEAAAKLAKACHAEGVLVLTCGTYGNVLRFLPPLVIGEDLLNEALDVIEQAFGQI; from the coding sequence ATGACCGCAATCCCGCAGGAGCGCCGCGTCGTCACTGCCATTCCCGGCCCGAAGTCGGTGGAGCTGCAGGCCCGCCGTCTGGAGACGGTGGCCGCAGGTGTGGGCTCCACCCTGCCGGTGTTCACCGCCCGCGCCGGTGGCGGGATCATCGAGGACGTGGACGGCAACCGTCTGATCGACCTCGGCTCCGGTATCGCCGTGACGTCGGTGGGCGCCTCCGCCGAGGCCGTCGTGCGCCGCGCGTCCGCACAGCTCGCCGACTTCACCCACACCTGTTTCATGGTCACGCCGTACGAGGGGTACGTCGAGGTCTGTGAGCAGCTCGCCGAGCTGACGCCGGGCGACCACGCCAAGAAGTCCGCGCTCTTCAACTCGGGCGCCGAGGCCGTCGAGAACGCGGTGAAGATCGCCCGTATCCACACCAAGCGCACCGCGGTCGTCGTCTTCGACCACGGCTACCACGGCCGCACCAACCTCACGATGGCGCTGACCGCCAAGAACATGCCGTACAAGCAGGGCTTCGGCCCGTTCGCACCCGAGGTCTACCGGGTGCCGGTGGCGTACGGCTACCGCTGGCCGACCGGTGCCGAGAACGCCGGCGCCGAGGCGTCGGCCCAGGCCATCGACCAGATCAACAAGCAGATCGGCGCGGAGAACGTCGCCGCGATCATCATCGAGCCGGTGCTCGGCGAGGGCGGCTTCATCGAGCCGGCCAAGGGCTTCCTCCCGGCCATCGCCCAGTTCGCCAAGGACAACGGCATCGTCTTCGTCGCCGACGAGATCCAGTCCGGCTTCTGCCGCACCGGCCAGTGGTTCGCCTGCGAGGACGAGGGCATCGTCCCGGACCTGATCACCACCGCCAAGGGCATCGCGGGCGGTCTCCCGCTCTCCGCCGTGACCGGCCGCGCCGAGATCATGGACTCCGCCCACTCCGGCGGCCTCGGCGGCACCTACGGCGGCAACCCGGTCGCCTGCGCGGGTGCGCTCGGTGCCATCGAGACGATGCGCGAGCTGGACCTGAACGGGAAGGCGAAGCGCATCGAGGAGGTCATGAAGGGCCGCCTCGCCGAGATGCAGTCGAAGCTCGGCAACGGCGACATCATCGGTGACATCCGTGGCCGCGGCGCGATGATCGCGATCGAACTGGTGAAGTCCGGCACGAAGGACCCGAACCCGGAGGCCGCGGCGAAGCTCGCCAAGGCCTGCCACGCGGAGGGCGTCCTGGTCCTCACCTGCGGCACGTACGGCAACGTCCTGCGCTTCCTCCCGCCGCTGGTGATCGGCGAGGACCTGCTGAACGAGGCGCTCGACGTCATCGAGCAGGCTTTCGGCCAGATCTGA
- the dxr gene encoding 1-deoxy-D-xylulose-5-phosphate reductoisomerase produces the protein MSDSPAPLADPHLVFDAAEGRRDLVILGSTGSIGTQAIDLVLRNPDRFRVTALSAAGGRVALLAEQARQLRVRTVAVAAPDAVPALREALREQYGTGEPLPEILAGPDAAAQLAASDCHTVLNGITGSIGLAPTLAALEAGRTLALANKESLIVGGPLVKALAKPGQIIPVDSEHAALFQALGAGTRADVRKLVVTASGGPFRGRTRSELADVTREQALAHPTWAMGPVITINSATLVNKGLEVIEAHLLYDIPFDRIEVVVHPQSYVHSMVEFTDGSTLAQATPPDMRGPIAIGLGWPARVPDAAPAFDWSKASSWEFFPLDDEAFPSVGLARHVGTLGATAPAVFNAANEECVDAFLAGRLPFNGIMDTVTAVVAEHGTPATGTSLTVADVLEAETWARARARELSAKATAEARA, from the coding sequence ATGAGCGACAGCCCTGCCCCCCTCGCCGACCCGCACCTCGTCTTCGACGCAGCGGAAGGCCGCCGGGATCTCGTCATCCTCGGCTCCACCGGATCCATCGGCACCCAGGCCATCGACCTGGTGCTGCGCAACCCCGACCGCTTCCGCGTCACCGCGCTCTCCGCCGCGGGCGGACGGGTCGCCCTCCTCGCCGAGCAGGCGCGGCAGCTGCGGGTGCGTACCGTGGCCGTCGCCGCACCGGACGCCGTACCGGCCCTCCGCGAGGCGCTGCGCGAGCAGTACGGGACGGGCGAGCCGCTCCCCGAGATCCTGGCAGGGCCCGACGCCGCCGCACAACTCGCGGCGAGCGACTGCCACACCGTGCTCAACGGCATCACCGGATCGATCGGACTCGCCCCGACGCTCGCCGCGCTGGAGGCGGGCCGCACGCTCGCCCTGGCCAACAAGGAGTCGCTGATCGTCGGCGGCCCGCTGGTCAAGGCGCTGGCGAAGCCCGGCCAGATCATCCCGGTCGACTCCGAACACGCCGCGCTCTTCCAGGCGCTGGGCGCCGGCACCCGCGCCGACGTGCGCAAGCTCGTCGTCACCGCCTCCGGCGGCCCCTTCCGCGGACGGACGAGGAGCGAGCTGGCGGACGTCACGCGCGAGCAGGCCCTCGCCCACCCGACCTGGGCCATGGGACCGGTCATCACGATCAACTCCGCCACCCTGGTCAACAAGGGACTGGAGGTCATCGAGGCCCATCTCCTCTACGACATCCCGTTCGACCGGATCGAGGTCGTGGTCCACCCCCAGTCGTACGTCCACTCCATGGTGGAGTTCACCGACGGCTCCACCCTCGCCCAGGCCACGCCCCCGGACATGAGGGGCCCGATCGCCATCGGTCTCGGCTGGCCCGCCCGTGTCCCGGACGCCGCTCCCGCCTTCGACTGGTCGAAGGCGTCCAGCTGGGAGTTCTTCCCCCTCGACGACGAGGCCTTCCCGTCCGTGGGACTGGCCAGGCACGTCGGCACGCTCGGCGCCACCGCACCGGCCGTCTTCAACGCCGCCAACGAGGAGTGCGTCGACGCATTCCTCGCCGGACGGCTGCCGTTCAACGGCATCATGGATACGGTCACCGCGGTGGTGGCCGAACACGGCACCCCCGCCACGGGAACTTCGCTCACGGTCGCAGACGTCCTGGAAGCGGAGACCTGGGCACGCGCCCGGGCCCGTGAACTCTCGGCGAAAGCGACAGCGGAGGCGCGCGCATGA
- a CDS encoding ATP/GTP-binding protein: MDTEGTYDARGTRSGHPVPRPAGPPPPELPPRPGYAPASGPSLGDWLRIPRPAAEPGVWRFGHAPRPAEEKERTPDRTLVSGAVISLLACVLLWSLWRNNYIPYWRVPLKLFTPGDWWGPFGDQPQTRGAVRALDIYRLLIIGGLVYGFGRLGNWPAAFERCVAARGAAARAVGAAVCALLVWTLVWNGTVPGMGLAFGLVPDGWLGRDRTQSTLISYGLYALLILVIVWPFGRLGRWAELWRRGRSERPAPGRDGRDPEKPHTPDGADAVVEGGEDDPAEWPDLRAAGEPQAAAALAGETRSGRMNDVDHVRIRRAWTSVRADRSRLPAFTENVRRDGSAACAHPSGARDLPVRAARHDLLVQQVRLGAVEAGERNPYARRGSGIALDPGLLGTSLLAVGPPGAGKSRALVRPVVESLALQALTGQAAVVAVCAAGTQLGGDQGFDVVVKIGDPSSVHDLDLYGGTTDPDEAATVLADGLVGDLPEVDGRRAVTALAQLLGPFRVAHGRFPSVPELRELLDGVPTALAALREALDDTGHSGMRRELDGRARQAGAPGDPGPALADRVALLDRPAFAEFFDTTGRTRPFSPRALEHPLRVRIDLPERGHAEASRVLARLVLAQFTASAAARTDRSLFACLVLDDATGTLTPDTVRGVQRLRSAHAGAVLTLRTLDDVPESLHTALLGAVGCRMAFSGITTWDGKKFAEAWGTEWVETRDVTQRTVFADQPMTRAIHAFRKLVTGKAVTTDAVTVRQVERERWSASELAHRVPAGHAVLSLTTVRGEHAPPLLVDLNG; the protein is encoded by the coding sequence ATGGACACCGAGGGCACGTACGACGCACGCGGCACCCGCTCCGGTCATCCGGTGCCGCGCCCGGCCGGCCCTCCCCCTCCCGAATTGCCGCCGAGGCCCGGATACGCCCCCGCCTCCGGGCCCTCCCTCGGCGACTGGCTCCGCATCCCGAGGCCCGCGGCGGAGCCGGGCGTCTGGCGGTTCGGCCACGCACCCCGGCCGGCCGAGGAGAAGGAACGCACCCCGGACCGCACGCTGGTGAGCGGCGCGGTGATCTCGCTGCTGGCCTGCGTCCTGCTCTGGTCGCTCTGGCGCAACAACTACATCCCGTACTGGCGGGTCCCGCTGAAGCTCTTCACCCCCGGCGACTGGTGGGGGCCGTTCGGGGACCAGCCGCAGACCCGGGGCGCGGTCCGCGCGCTCGACATCTACCGGCTGCTGATCATCGGGGGGCTCGTCTACGGATTCGGCCGCCTCGGCAACTGGCCCGCCGCCTTCGAGCGGTGCGTCGCCGCCAGGGGAGCCGCCGCACGGGCGGTCGGCGCCGCGGTCTGCGCGCTGCTGGTGTGGACCCTCGTCTGGAACGGGACCGTGCCGGGGATGGGGCTGGCCTTCGGCCTCGTGCCGGACGGCTGGCTGGGCCGCGACCGCACCCAGTCCACGCTGATCAGCTACGGGCTGTACGCCCTGCTCATCCTGGTGATCGTGTGGCCGTTCGGCAGGCTCGGGCGCTGGGCCGAGCTGTGGCGCCGCGGCCGCTCAGAGCGGCCGGCCCCCGGCCGGGACGGCCGCGACCCGGAGAAGCCGCACACGCCCGACGGCGCGGACGCCGTCGTCGAGGGCGGCGAGGACGACCCCGCCGAATGGCCCGACCTGCGCGCCGCCGGAGAGCCGCAGGCCGCCGCCGCGCTCGCCGGGGAGACCCGGTCCGGGCGGATGAACGATGTCGACCACGTCCGGATCCGCCGTGCCTGGACCTCCGTACGCGCCGACCGCTCCCGCCTCCCCGCCTTCACCGAGAACGTGCGCCGCGACGGCTCCGCCGCCTGCGCCCACCCCTCCGGCGCACGCGACCTCCCGGTCCGCGCCGCCCGGCACGACCTGCTCGTCCAGCAGGTCAGGCTGGGCGCCGTCGAGGCGGGCGAGCGCAACCCGTACGCCCGCCGCGGCAGCGGCATCGCCCTGGACCCCGGGCTGCTGGGTACCTCCCTGCTCGCCGTCGGCCCGCCGGGCGCGGGCAAGAGCCGGGCACTGGTCCGGCCGGTCGTCGAATCCCTCGCGTTGCAGGCGCTCACCGGGCAGGCCGCCGTCGTCGCCGTGTGCGCCGCGGGCACCCAGCTCGGCGGCGACCAGGGGTTCGACGTCGTCGTCAAGATCGGCGACCCGTCGTCCGTGCACGACCTCGACCTGTACGGCGGCACCACCGACCCCGACGAGGCCGCGACCGTGCTCGCCGACGGCCTGGTCGGTGACCTCCCCGAGGTCGACGGCAGGCGCGCCGTGACCGCGCTCGCCCAGCTCCTCGGCCCCTTCCGGGTGGCCCACGGCCGGTTCCCCTCCGTGCCCGAGCTGCGCGAACTCCTGGACGGTGTACCCACTGCCCTCGCCGCGCTGCGGGAGGCGCTCGACGACACCGGGCACTCCGGGATGCGGCGCGAGCTCGACGGCCGCGCCCGCCAGGCCGGTGCGCCCGGCGATCCGGGTCCGGCGCTCGCCGACCGGGTGGCACTGCTGGACCGGCCCGCGTTCGCCGAGTTCTTCGACACCACCGGCAGGACCCGGCCCTTCTCGCCGCGCGCCCTGGAACATCCGCTGAGGGTCCGCATCGACCTGCCCGAGCGCGGCCACGCCGAGGCCTCCCGGGTGCTGGCACGGCTGGTCCTCGCCCAGTTCACCGCGAGCGCCGCGGCCCGTACCGACCGTTCCCTCTTCGCCTGTCTCGTCCTCGACGACGCGACCGGCACCCTGACCCCCGACACCGTCCGCGGCGTCCAGCGGCTGCGCTCGGCGCACGCCGGGGCCGTACTCACCCTGCGTACGCTCGACGACGTGCCGGAGAGCCTGCACACGGCGCTGCTGGGCGCGGTCGGCTGCCGGATGGCGTTCTCCGGGATCACCACCTGGGACGGGAAGAAATTCGCCGAGGCATGGGGCACCGAGTGGGTCGAGACCCGCGACGTCACCCAGCGCACCGTCTTCGCCGACCAGCCGATGACCCGGGCCATCCACGCCTTCCGAAAACTCGTCACCGGCAAGGCGGTCACCACGGACGCGGTGACCGTGCGCCAGGTCGAGCGGGAGCGCTGGTCGGCCTCCGAACTGGCCCACCGGGTGCCGGCCGGGCACGCGGTACTGTCCCTGACGACCGTGCGGGGGGAGCACGCGCCGCCCCTGCTGGTGGATCTGAACGGCTGA
- a CDS encoding aldehyde dehydrogenase family protein, whose translation MTSTHAFWLAGRQATGEDSFDVTNPWDGRLVGTVSVPTDAQIEEAVAAAHAVREEFAATPAHVRAAALDHVVRRLVERTEEIAQLISAENGKPIKWARGEVGRAVSVFRFASEEARRFNGGDAQRLDTDAGGTGRLGLTRRFPRGTVLGIAPFNFPLNLSAHKVAPAIAVGAPIILKPAPATPISSLILGELLAETDLPAGSWSVLTVPNDRMPALVQDERLPVISFTGSGPVGYSILESVPRKHCTLELGGNGAAVVLGDYASDQDLDWAATRIATFSNYQGGQSCISVQRVIADASVYDRLLPKIVAAVEAQVTGDPSDATTDVGPLVSEDAAKRVESWVDEAVQAGAQLLTGGKRDGATYAPTVLAELPDNVTLSCEEVFGPVLSVQKVDGEAEAFEAVNSSKYGLQAGVFTHDLQTAFRAHRALEVGGVIIGDVPSYRADQMPYGGAKQSGVGREGVRYAMDDYTYERVLVLTGLAL comes from the coding sequence ATGACTTCCACCCACGCCTTCTGGCTCGCCGGCCGCCAGGCCACCGGCGAGGACAGCTTCGACGTCACCAACCCCTGGGACGGCCGTCTCGTGGGCACCGTGAGCGTGCCGACCGACGCCCAGATCGAGGAGGCCGTCGCGGCCGCGCACGCCGTGCGCGAGGAGTTCGCCGCGACCCCGGCGCACGTCCGGGCCGCCGCACTCGACCACGTCGTACGGCGTCTGGTGGAGCGCACCGAGGAGATCGCCCAGCTGATCTCCGCCGAGAACGGCAAGCCCATCAAGTGGGCCCGCGGCGAGGTCGGCCGCGCCGTCTCCGTGTTCCGGTTCGCCTCGGAGGAAGCCCGCCGCTTCAACGGCGGCGACGCCCAGCGCCTGGACACCGACGCCGGCGGCACCGGCCGTCTCGGCCTGACCCGGCGCTTCCCGCGCGGCACGGTCCTCGGTATCGCGCCGTTCAACTTCCCGCTGAACCTGAGCGCCCACAAGGTGGCCCCGGCCATCGCCGTCGGCGCCCCGATCATCCTGAAGCCCGCCCCGGCCACCCCGATCTCCTCGCTGATCCTGGGCGAGCTGCTGGCCGAGACCGACCTGCCGGCCGGTTCGTGGTCCGTGCTGACGGTCCCCAACGACCGGATGCCCGCCCTGGTCCAGGACGAGCGCCTGCCCGTGATCTCCTTCACCGGTTCCGGCCCCGTCGGCTACTCGATCCTGGAGTCGGTGCCGCGCAAGCACTGCACCCTGGAGCTCGGCGGCAACGGTGCCGCGGTCGTCCTCGGCGACTACGCCTCCGACCAGGACCTGGACTGGGCCGCGACCCGTATCGCGACCTTCTCCAACTACCAGGGCGGCCAGTCCTGCATCTCCGTGCAGCGGGTCATCGCGGACGCCTCGGTCTACGACCGGCTGCTCCCGAAGATCGTCGCGGCCGTCGAGGCCCAGGTCACCGGCGACCCGTCGGACGCCACCACCGATGTCGGCCCGCTGGTCAGCGAGGACGCCGCCAAGCGCGTCGAGTCCTGGGTCGACGAGGCCGTGCAGGCCGGCGCCCAGCTGCTCACCGGCGGCAAGCGGGACGGCGCCACCTACGCGCCGACCGTGCTCGCGGAGCTCCCGGACAACGTCACCCTCTCCTGCGAGGAGGTCTTCGGACCGGTGCTGTCCGTGCAGAAGGTGGACGGCGAGGCCGAGGCCTTCGAGGCCGTCAACTCCTCCAAGTACGGCCTGCAGGCAGGCGTGTTCACCCACGACCTGCAGACGGCCTTCCGCGCCCACCGCGCCCTCGAGGTCGGCGGCGTGATCATCGGCGACGTCCCCTCCTACCGCGCGGACCAGATGCCGTACGGCGGCGCCAAGCAGTCCGGCGTCGGCCGCGAGGGTGTCCGCTACGCCATGGACGACTACACCTACGAGCGCGTACTGGTCCTCACCGGCCTCGCCCTGTAG
- a CDS encoding acyl-CoA dehydrogenase family protein — translation MSAPSAPKNTPRVTEREARQVAEAAREQDWHKPSFAKELFLGRFRLDLIHPHPLPPADDVRRGEAFLARLREFCETRIDGALIEREARIPDEVIGGLKELGALGMKIDPRYGGLGLTQVYYNKALALVGSVSPAIGALLSAHQSIGVPQPLKLFGSQEQKDTFLPRLARTDISAFLLTEPDVGSDPARLATSAVPEGPDYVLDGVKLWTTNGVVADLLVVMARVPKSEGHKGGITAFVVEADSPGITVENRNAFMGLRGLENGVTRFHRVRVPAANRIGPEGAGLKIALTTLNTGRLSLPAMCVGAGKWCLKIAREWSAAREQWGRPVARHEAVGAKISFIAATTFALEAVVDLSSQMADENRNDIRIEAALAKLYGSEMGCLMADELVQIRGGRGFETAESLAARGERAVAAEQLLRDLRINRIFEGSTEIMHLMIAREAVDAHLKVAGDIIDPDKRLSAKAKAGANAAGFYARWLPRLVAGPGQLPRTYAEFNPPGHPDLSAHLRYVERASRKLARSTFYAMSRWQGRMETKQGFLGRIVDIGAELFAMSAACVRAELLRSSDDHGREAYRLADVFCHQSRVRVEELFTRLWSNTDDLDRRLVDGVLSGAYTWLEEGVIDPSGEGPWIADATPGPSARENVHRTIR, via the coding sequence ATGTCCGCACCATCCGCACCGAAGAACACGCCCAGGGTCACCGAGCGTGAAGCGCGCCAAGTGGCCGAGGCCGCGCGCGAACAGGACTGGCACAAGCCGAGCTTCGCCAAGGAACTCTTCCTCGGGCGCTTCCGGCTCGACCTGATCCATCCGCATCCGCTGCCGCCCGCCGACGACGTGCGGCGCGGCGAGGCGTTCCTCGCCCGGCTGCGCGAGTTCTGCGAGACGAGGATCGACGGCGCCCTGATCGAGCGCGAGGCGAGAATCCCCGACGAGGTGATCGGCGGCCTCAAGGAGCTCGGCGCGCTAGGGATGAAGATCGACCCGAGGTACGGCGGTCTCGGCCTGACCCAGGTCTACTACAACAAGGCCCTCGCCCTGGTCGGCTCCGTGAGCCCGGCCATCGGCGCGCTGCTCTCCGCCCACCAGTCCATCGGTGTGCCGCAGCCGCTGAAACTCTTCGGCAGCCAGGAGCAGAAGGACACCTTCCTGCCCCGGCTGGCCCGTACCGACATCTCGGCGTTCCTCCTCACCGAACCGGACGTCGGCTCCGACCCGGCCCGGCTCGCCACCTCGGCCGTCCCGGAAGGGCCGGACTACGTCCTCGACGGGGTGAAGCTCTGGACGACCAACGGCGTCGTCGCCGATCTGCTCGTCGTGATGGCCCGCGTACCGAAGTCGGAAGGGCACAAGGGCGGCATCACGGCCTTCGTCGTCGAGGCGGATTCCCCGGGCATCACCGTCGAGAACCGCAACGCCTTCATGGGCCTGCGCGGCCTGGAGAACGGCGTCACCCGCTTCCACCGGGTCCGGGTCCCGGCCGCGAACCGCATCGGCCCCGAGGGCGCCGGGCTCAAGATCGCCCTCACCACGCTCAACACGGGACGGCTCTCGCTGCCCGCCATGTGCGTCGGCGCCGGGAAGTGGTGCCTGAAGATCGCCCGCGAGTGGTCCGCGGCCCGTGAGCAATGGGGCAGGCCGGTCGCCCGGCACGAGGCCGTCGGCGCCAAGATCTCCTTCATCGCCGCGACCACCTTCGCCCTCGAAGCGGTGGTCGACCTCTCCTCGCAGATGGCGGACGAGAACCGCAACGACATCCGCATCGAAGCGGCCCTCGCCAAGCTGTACGGCTCCGAGATGGGCTGTCTGATGGCCGACGAACTCGTCCAGATCCGGGGCGGACGCGGCTTCGAGACCGCCGAGTCCCTCGCCGCCCGCGGCGAGCGGGCCGTCGCAGCCGAACAGCTCCTGCGCGATCTGCGGATCAACCGGATCTTCGAGGGCTCGACCGAGATCATGCACCTGATGATCGCCCGGGAGGCCGTGGACGCCCATCTGAAGGTCGCCGGGGACATCATCGACCCCGACAAACGCCTCTCCGCCAAGGCGAAGGCGGGCGCGAACGCGGCCGGCTTCTACGCCCGCTGGCTCCCCAGGCTCGTCGCGGGCCCGGGGCAACTCCCGCGTACGTACGCGGAGTTCAATCCTCCCGGCCATCCCGACCTGTCCGCCCACCTGCGCTACGTCGAACGCGCCTCGCGGAAGCTCGCCCGCTCCACCTTCTACGCCATGTCGCGCTGGCAGGGCCGGATGGAGACCAAACAGGGCTTCCTCGGACGGATCGTCGACATCGGCGCGGAACTCTTCGCGATGAGCGCCGCCTGCGTACGCGCCGAACTGCTGCGCTCCTCGGACGACCACGGACGCGAGGCCTACCGGCTCGCCGACGTGTTCTGCCACCAGTCCCGCGTCCGGGTCGAGGAACTCTTCACCCGCCTGTGGTCCAACACCGACGACCTGGACCGGCGCCTGGTCGACGGCGTCCTGTCCGGCGCGTACACCTGGCTGGAGGAGGGCGTCATCGACCCGAGCGGCGAAGGACCGTGGATCGCCGACGCCACCCCGGGGCCGTCCGCCCGGGAGAACGTCCACCGGACCATCCGCTGA